TTTGCTTGACTTCACTATCTCTCGATTATACAAGGCGCTCACTTAACGACAGGCGGTGAGCTACGCCAGCGTCGGAACGGAACACCCGAAGGCCCTTTTTCAGGCGCCGGACGGGCACCAACCTCGACGAATGCCGCTCAAACGCTGTCGATGATAGCTAGGCAATGCCAGGACGATTTTAGTTCTCTTGAGCACGTCCTCTTGAGAGTGAATTCGGATGCATGACCTCGGTAGCGGACCGGACAGCGAACGCTGAACGGTTCGGAATCGCGGTCCTCTGTGGCGTCGATGCGCTTTCCGCTCAGCGATGAGTGGTTGGCGCGATTTCGCTTTGCGCGGTGGTTTGTTCCGCGTCGAGCGGGCCGTGCGGGACGGCTAGTCCCGAGAAGAAATTTGCGGAGCCATTCAAGGTTTTCGCGCGAACTAAAGGGTGAAGGCTGCATGCCGACGATCAACCAGCTGATCGCAAATCCGCGTGAAGTGCAGAAGTCGCGTAAGAAGGTGCCGGCGCTGCAGCAGTCGCCGCAGAAGCGCGGCGTGTGCACGCGCGTCTACACCACGACCCCGAAGAAGCCGAACTCGGCGCTTCGTAAGGTCGCCAAGGTGCGCCTGACCAACGGCTTCGAGGTGATCGGCTACATCCCGGGTGAAGGCCATAACCTGCAGGAGCACTCGGTGGTCATGATCCGCGGCGGCCGCGTCAAGGACTTGCCCGGCGTGCGTTACCACATCCTCCGTGGCGTGCTGGATACCCAGGGCGTCAAGAACCGTAAGCAGCGCCGTTCGAAGTACGGCGCGAAGCGTCCGAAGTAAGCGGGAAACGATCAGATGTCGCGTCGCCATTCTGCTGAGAAGCGTGAAGTTCTTCCGGATCCGAAGTTCGGGAACGTCATCATTACGAAGTTCATGAACTCGGTGATGTACGCCGGGAAGAAGTCGGTCGCCGAAAACATCGTCTACGGTGCGCTCGGCATGATCGAGGCCAAGACCAAGCAGCCCCCGCTCGGCGTGTTCGAGCAGGCGCTGGAGAACGTGATGCCGACCATCGAGGTCCGCTCCCGCCGCGTCGGCGGCGCGACCTACCAGGTGCCGGTGGAAGTCCGTTCGGTGCGCCGTCAGGCGCTCGGCATCCGCTGGCTGATCTCGGCCGCCCGCGAGCGCAACGAGAAGACCATGACGGAGCGTCTCTCGGCGGAGCTGCTCGACGCCTCGAACAATCGCGGCAACGCGGTCAAGAAGCGTGAAGACGTGCACCGGATGGCGGAAGCCAACCGCGCGTTCTCGCACTATCGCTGGTAAGGCGAACAACGGAATTTAAGGAACAGTCTCATGCCCCGCCAACATGCCATCGAGGACTACCGCAACTTCGGTATCATGGCGCATATCGACGCCGGCAAGACCACGACCACCGAGCGCATCCTGTATTACACCGGCAAGAGCCACAAGATCGGCGAAGTGCACGAAGGTGCCGCGACGATGGACTGGATGGAGCAGGAGCAGGAGCGTGGCATCACGATCACCTCGGCTGCGACCACCGCGTTCTGGAACGGCAAGCGCCTGAACATCATCGACACCCCCGGCCACGTCGACTTCACCATTGAGGTCGAGCGTTCGCTGCGCGTGCTCGACGGCGCCGTTTGCGTTCTCGACTCCAACCAGGGCGTCGAGCCGCAGACCGAGACCGTCTGGCGCCAGGGCGACAAGTACAAGGTTCCGCGCATCGTCTTCGCCAACAAGATGGACAAGACCGGCGCCGACTTCTTCAAGTGCCTGGCCGACATCGTCGACCGCCTCGGCGCCAAGCCGATCGCGATCCAGCTGCCGATCGGCGCCGAGAACAACTTCAAGGGTCTCGTCGACCTCGTGAAGATGAAGGGCGTCATCTGGAACGATGAATCGCTCGGCGCCAAGTTCGACTATGTCGACATCCCGGAAGATCTGGTCGAGCAGGCCAAGGAATATCGCGAGAAGATGGTGGAAGCCGCCGTCGAGCTCGACGACGACGCTTTGGCTGCCTTCCTCGACGGCAAGGAGCCGGACGAGGCGACCCTGAAGCGCCTGATCCGCAAGGCCGTGCTGACCGGCGCGTTCTACCCGGTGCTGTGCGGCTCCGCGTTCAAGAACAAGGGCGTGCAGCCGCTGCTCGACGCCGTCGTCGACTATCTGCCGTCGCCGATCGACGTGCCCGCGATCAAGGGCACCGATGAGGACGGCAACGAAGTCGTGCGCCACGCGGACGACAAGGAGCCGCTGGCCCTGCTCGCGTTCAAGATCATGGACGACCCGTTCGTCGGCACCATCACCTTCTGCCGCATCTATTCCGGTATCCTGCAGTCGGGCACCGGCGTCATCAACTCGACCCGCGAGAAGAAGGAGCGGATCGGGCGGATGCTGCTGATGCATGCGAACAACCGCGAAGACATCAAGGAAGCCTATGCCGGCGACATCGTCGCGCTGGCCGGCCTGAAGGAAGCGCGCACCGGTGACACGCTGTGCGATCCCAACAAGCCGGTCATCCTCGAGAAGATGGAATTCCCGGAGCCGGTGATCGAGATCGCGATCGAGCCGAAGTCGAAGGCCGACCAGGAGAAGCTGGGCGTGGCGCTGGCCAAGCTCGCCGCGGAGGATCCGTCCTTCCGCGTGTCGACCGACCACGAGTCCGGCCAGACCATCCTCAAGGGCATGGGCGAACTGCATCTCGACATCAAGGTCGACATCCTCAAGCGCACCTACAAGGTCGACGCCAACATCGGCGCGCCGCAGGTGGCGTTCCGTGAGCGTGTCACCAAGCGGGTCGAGCACAGCTACACCCACAAGAAGCAGACCGGCGGTACCGGCCAGTTCGCGGCCGTCACCATCATCGTCGAGCCGAACGAAGCCGGTAAGGGCTACGAGTTCGAGTCGAAGATCGTCGGCGGCGCGGTGCCGAAGGAGTACATCCCGGGCGTCGAAAAGGGCCTCGAGAGCGTGCTGTCCTCCGGCGTGGTCGCGGGCTTCCCGATCGTCGACGTCAAGGTGCAGCTGATCGACGGCAAGTTCCACGACGTCGACTCGTCGGCGCTGGCCTTCGAAATCGCCACGCGCGCCTGCTTCCGCGAGGCGCTGCAGATGGGCAAGTCCGTTCTGCTCGAGCCGATCATGAAGGTCGAGGTGGTGACGCCGGAAGACTACACCGGTTCGGTCATCGGCGACCTGAATTCCCGGCGCGGCCAGATCCAGGGCCAAGACATGCGCGGCAACGCCAACGTCATCAACGCGATGGTGCCGCTCATGAACATGTTCGGTTACGTGAACAACCTGCGCTCGATGAGCCAGGGTCGCGCGACCTTCACAATGCAGTTCGATCACTACGCCGAAGCTCCGGCGAACGTGTCGGCTGAAGTCCAGAAAAAGTTTGCTTGATTGTCGTTGGTTAGCAGCTAACGACTGAACGGAGAGTCAAATGGCCAAAGCAAAATTCGAGCGTAACAAGCCCCACTGCAACATCGGCACCATCGGTCACGTCGACCATGGCAAGACCTCGCTGACCGCAGCGATCACCAAGGTGCTTGCAGAAACCGGCGGCGCGACGTTCACCGCCTACGACCAGATCGACAAGGCGCCGGAAGAGAAGGCGCGCGGCATCACGATCTCGACCGCTCACGTCGAGTACGAGACGCAGAACCGCCACTACGCTCACGTCGACTGCCCCGGCCACGCCGACTACGTGAAGAACATGATCACCGGTGCTGCCCAGATGGACGGCGCGATCCTGGTCGTGTCGGCCGCTGACGGCCCGATGCCGCAGACCCGCGAGCACATCCTGCTCGCCCGCCAGGTCGGCGTGCCGGCGCTCGTCGTGTTCCTCAACAAGTGCGACATGGTCGACGATCCGGAGCTGCTCGAGCTCGTCGAGCTGGAAGTCCGGGAGCTGCTCTCGAAGTACGAATTCCCGGGCGACAAGATCCCGATCATCAAGGGTTCGGCGCTCGCCGCCCTCGAAGACAAGGACAAGAAGCTCGGCCACGACGCCATCCTCGAGCTGATGCGCAACGTCGACGAATACATCCCGCAGCCGGAGCGTCCGATCGACCAGCCGTTCCTGATGCCGGTTGAAGACGTGTTCTCGATCTCGGGCCGCGGCACCGTCGTCACCGGCCGTGTCGAGCGCGGCGTGATCAAGGTCGGCGAGGAAATCGAGATCGTCGGTATCCGCGACACCCAGAAGACCATCGTCACCGGCGTCGAAATGTTCCGCAAGCTGCTCGATCAGGGCCAGGCCGGCGACAACATCGGTGCGCTGCTCCGCGGCACCAAGCGCGAGGAAGTCGAGCGTGGCCAGGTGCTGTGCAAGCCCGGTTCGGTCAAGCCGCACACCAAGTTCAAGGCTGAGGCGTACATCCTCACCAAGGAAGAGGGCGGTCGCCACACCCCGTTCTTCACCAACTACCGTCCGCAGTTCTACTTCCGCACCACCGACGTGACCGGTGTCGTGCATCTGCCGGAAGGCACCGAGATGGTGATGCCGGGCGACAACATCGCGATGGAAGTGCACCTGATCGTGCCGATCGCGATGGAAGAGAAGCTGCGCTTCGCGATCCGCGAAGGTGGCCGCACCGTCGGCGCCGGCGTCGTCGCCGCCATCATCGAGTAAGGGTGGATCGGTCAAGTTTGCAGCGGGTGGGTTCGCCCACCCGCCGCTCACCACTCGTTATTCGCTAGTAAGCGACGAAGAAAGAGATACGGCAATGAACGGCCAAAACATTCGCATCCGTCTCAAGGCGTTCGACCATCGAATCCTCGATACGTCGACCCGTGAGATCGTGAACACGGCGAAGCGCACCGGTGCGCAGGTTCGCGGACCGATTCCGCTGCCGACCCGCATCGAGAAGTTCACCGTCAACCGTTCGCCGCACGTTGACAAGAAGAGCCGCGAGCAATTCGAGATGCGCACTCACAAGCGCCTCCTCGACATTGTCGACCCGACCCCGCAGACCGTCGATGCGCTGATGAAGCTCGACCTGGCCGCCGGTGTCGACGTCGAGATCAAGCTCTAAGGTTTTGGATTTTTACGTCCGCCGCTTGCGGACAGAAAGACAGGAAGCACGCCGATGCGCTCCGGAGTGATCGCACAGAAGGTCGGGATGACGCGGGTCTTTACGGAGACCGGCGAGCATATCCCTGTGACCGTGCTGAAGTTGGGCAACTGCCAGGTGCTGGGCCACCGCACGACCGAGAAGAACGGCTATGTCGCGCTTCAGCTCGGCTCGGGCGCCCGCAAGACGGTGTACATGCCGAAGGCCGAACGCGGCCAGTTCGCGGTCGCCAAGGTCGAGCCGAAGCGCAAGGTCGCCGAGTTCCGCGTGTCCGAGGACGCGCTGATCCCGGTCGGCGCGGAAATCCAGGCGGACCATTTCGTGGTCGGCCAGTTTGTCGACGTGACCGGCACCTCGATCGGTAAGGGCTTCGCCGGCGGCATGAAGCGCTGGAATTTCGGCGGTCTGCGCGCCACCCACGGTGTGTCGATCTCGCATCGCTCGATCGGTTCGACCGGTGGCCGTCAGGACCCCGGCAAGACCTTCAAGAACAAGAAGATGCCCGGTCACATGGGCGTCGACCGCATCACCACGCTGAATCTGCGCGTGGTTTCGACCGACGTCGAGCGCGGCCTGATCCTCGTCGAAGGCGCCGTTCCCGGCTCCAAGGGCGGCTGGATCTCGGTGCGCGACGCCGTCAAGAAGCCGCTGCCGAAGGAAGCCCCGAAGCCCGGCAAGTTCAAGGTTGCCGGCGGCGAGGCTGCCGAGGCTTCGGCCGAGAAGGAGGGCGCGTGAGATGGAACTGAAAGTCACGACCCTTGAAGGCAAGGACGCCGGATCTGTCCAGCTCTCGGACGCGATCTTCGGTCTCGAGCCCCGCGCCGACATCATTCAGCGCTGCGTGCAGTGGCAGCTGAACAAGCGTCAGGCCGGCACGCACAAGGCCCAGGGCCGCGCCGACGTCTGGCGCACCGGCAAGAAGATGTACAAGCAGAAGGGCACCGGCGGCGCCCGTCACGGCTCGGCCCGCGTGCCGCAGTTCCGCGGCGGTGGCCGTGCGTTCGGTCCGGTGGTTCGCTCCCATGCGACCGACCTGCCGAAGAAGGTGCGCGCGCTCGCGCTGAAGCATGCGCTGTCGGCCAAGGCCAAGGACGGCGGGCTGATCGTGATCGACAACGCGCAGCTTGAGGCCGCCAAGACCAAGGCGCTGCTCGGTCACTTCTCCGGCCTCGGGCTCACCAACGCGCTGATCATCGACGGCGCCGAGCTCAACGCCGGTTTCGCGACCGCGGCCCGCAACATCCCGAACATCGACGTGCTGCCGATCCAGGGCATCAACGTCTACGACATTCTCCGCCGCCACAAGCTGGTGCTGACCAAGGCTGCGGTTGATGCGCTGGAGGCGCGCTTCAAATGAAGAACATCGATCCGCGCCACTACGACGTCATCATCTCGCCGGTCGTGACGGAAAAGGCGACGCTCGCCTCCGAGCACAACAAGGTGCTGTTCAAGGTCGCCGGCAAGGCGACCAAGCCGCAGATCAAGGAAGCGGTCGAGAAGCTGTTCGACGTCAAGGTGAAGAGCGTCAACACTCTCGTTCGCAAGGGCAAGACCAAGGTGTTCCGCGGCAATCTCGGCTCGCAGTCGGACACCAAGCGCGCGATCGTGACCCTGGAAGAGGGCCACCGCATCGACGTGACTACCGGACTATAAGGCGCAACGACGATGGCATTGAAAACCTACAATCCCACGACGCCGGGCCAGCGCCAGCTGGTCATGGTCGATCGTTCGGCGCTCTACAAGGGCAAGCCGGTGAAGACCCTGACCGAGGGCAAGCTCGGCAACGGCGGTCGCAACAACACCGGTCGCATCACCGTGCGCTTCCGCGGCGGCGGCCACAAGAAGGCCTACCGCACCGTCGACTTCCGCCGCGACAAGGTGGACATGCCGGCGGTCGTGGAGCGGCTCGAGTACGATCCGAACCGCACCGCGTTCATCGCGCTGATCAAGTATCAGGACGGTGAGCTGGCCTACATCCTGGCGCCGCAGCGTCTGGCAGCGGGCGACACCGTCGTCGCCGGCAACTACGTCGACGTCAAGCCGGGCAACGTCATGCCGCTCGGCAACATGCCGGTCGGCACGATCGTGCACAACATCGAGCTGAAGATCGGCAAGGGCGGCCAGCTGGCGCGTTCCGCCGGCACCTATGCCCAGATCGTCGGCCGCGACCAGGACTACGTGATCGTTCGCCTGAACTCGGGCGAGCAGCGTCTCGTGCACGGCCGTTGCCGCGGCACGATCGGCGCGGTCTCGAACCCGGATCACATGAACATCTCGATCGGCAAGGCCGGTCGTACCCGCTGGCTCGGCTGGCGTCCGCACAACCGCGGCGTCGTCATGAACCCGATCGATCACCCGCACGGCGGTGGTGAAGGTCGTACCTCGGGCGGTCGTCACCCGGTCACTCCGTGGGGCAAGCCGACCAAGGGCAAGAAGACCCGCACCAACAAGTCGACCAACAAATTCATTCTCCTCAGCCGCCACAAGCGGAAGAAGTAAGGAACGCCGGACATGGTTCGTTCAGTCTGGAAAGGCCCGTTCGTCGAGGGTTCTCTGCTCAAGAAGGCAGATGCCGCCCGCGCGTCCGGCCGTCACGACGTCATCAAGATCTGGAGCCGCCGCTCCACCATCCTGCCGCAGTTCGTCGGCCTGACCTTCGGTGTCTACAACGGCCAGAAGCATGTGCCGGTGGCGATCAACGAGGAAATGGTGGGTCACAAGTTCGGCGAGTTCTCGCCGACCCGGACCTTCCACGGCCACTCGGGCGACAAGAAAGCCAAGAAGGCTTGAGGAATAGACGATGAGCAAACCAAAGCGCGAACGTAGCCTCGCGGACAATGAGGCCAAGGCCGTCGCCCGCATGCTGCGCGTCAGCCCGCAGAAGCTCAACCTGGTGGCGCAGCTGATCCGCGGCCGCAAGGCGTCCGCTGCGCTCGCCGACCTGCAGTTCTCGCGCAAGCGGATCGCGGTCGACGTCAAGAAGTGCCTGGAATCGGCGATCGCCAACGCCGAGAACAACCATGACCTCGATGTCGACGATCTCGTCGTTGCCGAGGCGCATGTCGGCAACGGTATCGTGATGAAGCGTTTTGCTCCGCGCGGCCGTGGCCGTTCGGGCCGTGTGTTCAAACCGTTCTCGCACCTGACCATCGTGGTTCGTCAGGTCGAGGCCGAGGCAAGCGCCTAAGAAGGGCGCAGGAGAAGACGATGGGTCAAAAGATCAATCCAATCGGGCTGCGTCTCGGCATCAACCGGACCTGGGACTCCCGTTGGTTCGCCGGCAAGCAGGAATACGGCAAGCTGCTGCACGAGGACGTCAAGATCCGCGAGATCCTGCACAAGGAGCTCAAGCAGGCGGCCGTCGCCCGCATCGTGATCGAGCGTCCGCACAAGAAGTGCCGCGTGACGATCCATTCGGCCCGTCCGGGCGTCGTGATCGGCAAGAAGGGCGCCGACATCGACAAGCTGCGCAAGAAGGTCGCCGACATCACCTCGTCGGACGTCGTGATCAACATCGTCGAAATCCGCAAGCCGGAGCTCGACGCGACCCTGGTCGCTGAATCGATCGCCCAGCAGCTCGAGCGCCGCGTTGCGTTCCGCCGCGCCATGAAGCGCGCCGTGCAGTCGGCGATGCGTCTCGGCGCCGAGGGCATCCGCATCAACTGCTCGGGCCGTCTCGGCGGCGCCGAAATTGCGCGCATGGAGTGGTACCGCGAAGGTCGCGTGCCGCTGCACACGCTACGCGCCGACGTCGACTACGGCGTTGCCACCGCGTTCACGACCTTCGGCACCTGCGGCGTCAAGGTCTGGATCTTCAAGGGCGAGATCCTCGAGCACGATCCGATGGCCCAGGACAAGAAGATGGCCGAAGGCGACAGCACGCCGCGTTCGCGCCGCGACGCCGCTTGAGGCAAAGCAGGAATTTGAGGGCTTAAAGCCATGATGCAACCTAAGAAAACGAAGTTCCGGAAGGCGCATAAGGGCCGTATCCACGGCGTTGCGACCTCTGGCGCGACGTTGGCGTTCGGCCAGTTCGGCTTGAAGGCGATGGAGCCTGAGCGCGTCACCGCCCGTCAGATCGAAGCCGCCCGCCGCGCGCTGACCCGTCACATGAAGCGCGCCGGCCGCGTCTGGATCCGCGTGTTCCCGGACGTGCCGGTGTCGAAGAAGCCCGCCGAAGTCCGCATGGGCTCCGGCAAGGGTGCGCCCGAATTGTGGGTGGTCCGGATCAAGCCGGGCCGCGTGATGTTCGAGATCGACGGCGTGCCGGTGCAGACCGCGAAGGAAGCGCTGTCGCTCGCCGCCGCCAAGCTGCCGATCAAGACGCGCTTCGTTGCGCGCATTGCGGAGTAATCGCCATGGCCGAGATGAAAGTTGAAGACATTCGCGCGATGAGCGACGACCAGCGGGAAGACGCGGTCCTTAACCTGAAGAAGGAACGCTTCAACCTGCGTTTCCAGCGCGCCACCGGGCAGCTGGAGAACACGTCGCGGATGCGGGAAGCCCGCCGCGATATCGCTCGTATCAAGACCATCGCCGCGCAGCTGCGCGCGAAGAAGAAGTAAGGGGCAAGCCTATGCCGAAACGTACTCTGCAGGGCGTGGTCGTCAGCGACAAGCAAGCCAAGACCATCGTGGTGCGCGTCG
This Bradyrhizobium sp. CCBAU 53421 DNA region includes the following protein-coding sequences:
- the rpsL gene encoding 30S ribosomal protein S12, coding for MPTINQLIANPREVQKSRKKVPALQQSPQKRGVCTRVYTTTPKKPNSALRKVAKVRLTNGFEVIGYIPGEGHNLQEHSVVMIRGGRVKDLPGVRYHILRGVLDTQGVKNRKQRRSKYGAKRPK
- the rpsG gene encoding 30S ribosomal protein S7, whose translation is MSRRHSAEKREVLPDPKFGNVIITKFMNSVMYAGKKSVAENIVYGALGMIEAKTKQPPLGVFEQALENVMPTIEVRSRRVGGATYQVPVEVRSVRRQALGIRWLISAARERNEKTMTERLSAELLDASNNRGNAVKKREDVHRMAEANRAFSHYRW
- the fusA gene encoding elongation factor G, producing MPRQHAIEDYRNFGIMAHIDAGKTTTTERILYYTGKSHKIGEVHEGAATMDWMEQEQERGITITSAATTAFWNGKRLNIIDTPGHVDFTIEVERSLRVLDGAVCVLDSNQGVEPQTETVWRQGDKYKVPRIVFANKMDKTGADFFKCLADIVDRLGAKPIAIQLPIGAENNFKGLVDLVKMKGVIWNDESLGAKFDYVDIPEDLVEQAKEYREKMVEAAVELDDDALAAFLDGKEPDEATLKRLIRKAVLTGAFYPVLCGSAFKNKGVQPLLDAVVDYLPSPIDVPAIKGTDEDGNEVVRHADDKEPLALLAFKIMDDPFVGTITFCRIYSGILQSGTGVINSTREKKERIGRMLLMHANNREDIKEAYAGDIVALAGLKEARTGDTLCDPNKPVILEKMEFPEPVIEIAIEPKSKADQEKLGVALAKLAAEDPSFRVSTDHESGQTILKGMGELHLDIKVDILKRTYKVDANIGAPQVAFRERVTKRVEHSYTHKKQTGGTGQFAAVTIIVEPNEAGKGYEFESKIVGGAVPKEYIPGVEKGLESVLSSGVVAGFPIVDVKVQLIDGKFHDVDSSALAFEIATRACFREALQMGKSVLLEPIMKVEVVTPEDYTGSVIGDLNSRRGQIQGQDMRGNANVINAMVPLMNMFGYVNNLRSMSQGRATFTMQFDHYAEAPANVSAEVQKKFA
- the tuf gene encoding elongation factor Tu; the protein is MAKAKFERNKPHCNIGTIGHVDHGKTSLTAAITKVLAETGGATFTAYDQIDKAPEEKARGITISTAHVEYETQNRHYAHVDCPGHADYVKNMITGAAQMDGAILVVSAADGPMPQTREHILLARQVGVPALVVFLNKCDMVDDPELLELVELEVRELLSKYEFPGDKIPIIKGSALAALEDKDKKLGHDAILELMRNVDEYIPQPERPIDQPFLMPVEDVFSISGRGTVVTGRVERGVIKVGEEIEIVGIRDTQKTIVTGVEMFRKLLDQGQAGDNIGALLRGTKREEVERGQVLCKPGSVKPHTKFKAEAYILTKEEGGRHTPFFTNYRPQFYFRTTDVTGVVHLPEGTEMVMPGDNIAMEVHLIVPIAMEEKLRFAIREGGRTVGAGVVAAIIE
- the rpsJ gene encoding 30S ribosomal protein S10, coding for MNGQNIRIRLKAFDHRILDTSTREIVNTAKRTGAQVRGPIPLPTRIEKFTVNRSPHVDKKSREQFEMRTHKRLLDIVDPTPQTVDALMKLDLAAGVDVEIKL
- the rplC gene encoding 50S ribosomal protein L3, which produces MRSGVIAQKVGMTRVFTETGEHIPVTVLKLGNCQVLGHRTTEKNGYVALQLGSGARKTVYMPKAERGQFAVAKVEPKRKVAEFRVSEDALIPVGAEIQADHFVVGQFVDVTGTSIGKGFAGGMKRWNFGGLRATHGVSISHRSIGSTGGRQDPGKTFKNKKMPGHMGVDRITTLNLRVVSTDVERGLILVEGAVPGSKGGWISVRDAVKKPLPKEAPKPGKFKVAGGEAAEASAEKEGA
- the rplD gene encoding 50S ribosomal protein L4, which encodes MELKVTTLEGKDAGSVQLSDAIFGLEPRADIIQRCVQWQLNKRQAGTHKAQGRADVWRTGKKMYKQKGTGGARHGSARVPQFRGGGRAFGPVVRSHATDLPKKVRALALKHALSAKAKDGGLIVIDNAQLEAAKTKALLGHFSGLGLTNALIIDGAELNAGFATAARNIPNIDVLPIQGINVYDILRRHKLVLTKAAVDALEARFK
- a CDS encoding 50S ribosomal protein L23 — its product is MKNIDPRHYDVIISPVVTEKATLASEHNKVLFKVAGKATKPQIKEAVEKLFDVKVKSVNTLVRKGKTKVFRGNLGSQSDTKRAIVTLEEGHRIDVTTGL
- the rplB gene encoding 50S ribosomal protein L2; its protein translation is MALKTYNPTTPGQRQLVMVDRSALYKGKPVKTLTEGKLGNGGRNNTGRITVRFRGGGHKKAYRTVDFRRDKVDMPAVVERLEYDPNRTAFIALIKYQDGELAYILAPQRLAAGDTVVAGNYVDVKPGNVMPLGNMPVGTIVHNIELKIGKGGQLARSAGTYAQIVGRDQDYVIVRLNSGEQRLVHGRCRGTIGAVSNPDHMNISIGKAGRTRWLGWRPHNRGVVMNPIDHPHGGGEGRTSGGRHPVTPWGKPTKGKKTRTNKSTNKFILLSRHKRKK
- the rpsS gene encoding 30S ribosomal protein S19, whose translation is MVRSVWKGPFVEGSLLKKADAARASGRHDVIKIWSRRSTILPQFVGLTFGVYNGQKHVPVAINEEMVGHKFGEFSPTRTFHGHSGDKKAKKA
- the rplV gene encoding 50S ribosomal protein L22 produces the protein MSKPKRERSLADNEAKAVARMLRVSPQKLNLVAQLIRGRKASAALADLQFSRKRIAVDVKKCLESAIANAENNHDLDVDDLVVAEAHVGNGIVMKRFAPRGRGRSGRVFKPFSHLTIVVRQVEAEASA
- the rpsC gene encoding 30S ribosomal protein S3 codes for the protein MGQKINPIGLRLGINRTWDSRWFAGKQEYGKLLHEDVKIREILHKELKQAAVARIVIERPHKKCRVTIHSARPGVVIGKKGADIDKLRKKVADITSSDVVINIVEIRKPELDATLVAESIAQQLERRVAFRRAMKRAVQSAMRLGAEGIRINCSGRLGGAEIARMEWYREGRVPLHTLRADVDYGVATAFTTFGTCGVKVWIFKGEILEHDPMAQDKKMAEGDSTPRSRRDAA
- the rplP gene encoding 50S ribosomal protein L16 encodes the protein MMQPKKTKFRKAHKGRIHGVATSGATLAFGQFGLKAMEPERVTARQIEAARRALTRHMKRAGRVWIRVFPDVPVSKKPAEVRMGSGKGAPELWVVRIKPGRVMFEIDGVPVQTAKEALSLAAAKLPIKTRFVARIAE
- the rpmC gene encoding 50S ribosomal protein L29 yields the protein MAEMKVEDIRAMSDDQREDAVLNLKKERFNLRFQRATGQLENTSRMREARRDIARIKTIAAQLRAKKK